In the Kaistella sp. 97-N-M2 genome, one interval contains:
- a CDS encoding ABC transporter permease, translating into MKNIFLITKREYLTQVKKKSFVILTLLAPVMLIGFGLLIAFMFKANESSSTFNVVDKSGLFVGNLKSDKSVKYVFVPQENERALRTTLKDMTGIEGLLVIPALKENNFVDLEKNSKLLLNKKIGFDTKMKVVADLSKIIKKEKIKTLGISEAQLSNLDENFELNTQNVVDNNKGDSDLDFGVKSGLSMVLMYAVFMFIIIYGVRVMRSVLEEKNNRVVEIIISSVKPFELMMGKILGVTLVAVTQFSVWITMSVIGAVFLNTGFSSMQSQIPGGGQSAEMVQKFDFKQTATEVSHILLDLNFPLIIFVFIVFFLLGYIFYSSMYAAIGSAVDNETETQQFTLFAIIPLMVGMYGSFTIMNNPEGPLGFWLSIIPFTSPVAMIARIPFGVPAWQIALSMVLLILSTLLMIYVAAKIYRVGILMYGNKASAKELWKWIRS; encoded by the coding sequence ATGAAAAATATATTTCTCATTACCAAAAGAGAATATCTTACGCAGGTAAAGAAAAAATCTTTTGTTATTCTTACGCTTTTAGCGCCCGTTATGCTCATCGGTTTCGGTCTTTTAATCGCCTTCATGTTCAAAGCGAATGAGAGTTCGAGTACTTTTAATGTTGTGGATAAAAGCGGACTTTTCGTCGGAAATCTAAAAAGCGACAAATCCGTCAAGTATGTTTTTGTGCCGCAGGAAAATGAAAGAGCCTTAAGAACCACACTGAAAGACATGACCGGGATTGAAGGTCTGCTCGTGATTCCTGCACTGAAAGAAAATAATTTCGTAGATCTGGAAAAGAATTCGAAACTGCTCCTCAATAAGAAAATCGGTTTCGATACGAAAATGAAAGTGGTGGCGGACCTGTCTAAAATCATCAAAAAAGAAAAAATAAAAACGCTTGGCATTTCGGAGGCGCAGCTGAGTAATCTAGATGAAAATTTCGAGCTGAACACGCAGAATGTTGTTGATAATAACAAGGGCGATTCGGATCTGGATTTTGGCGTGAAATCGGGCTTGAGCATGGTTTTAATGTACGCGGTCTTCATGTTCATCATTATTTACGGCGTTCGCGTGATGCGCAGCGTTTTGGAAGAAAAAAACAATCGCGTCGTCGAAATTATTATTTCGTCCGTAAAACCATTTGAACTGATGATGGGAAAAATCCTGGGCGTTACCTTGGTTGCGGTCACGCAGTTCAGCGTTTGGATAACGATGTCGGTGATTGGTGCGGTGTTTTTAAATACCGGATTTTCCTCGATGCAAAGCCAGATTCCAGGTGGCGGACAGTCCGCGGAAATGGTACAGAAATTCGATTTTAAACAGACGGCGACGGAAGTTTCGCACATTCTTTTAGATTTGAATTTTCCGCTTATCATTTTTGTATTTATCGTCTTCTTCTTATTGGGCTATATTTTTTACAGCTCCATGTATGCCGCTATCGGTTCTGCGGTGGACAACGAAACGGAAACGCAGCAGTTTACGCTTTTCGCGATTATTCCTTTGATGGTGGGGATGTACGGCAGTTTCACCATTATGAACAATCCGGAAGGCCCATTGGGTTTTTGGCTCTCCATAATTCCGTTTACGTCGCCGGTGGCGATGATTGCGAGAATTCCGTTTGGCGTTCCGGCCTGGCAGATTGCGCTTTCGATGGTTTTGCTCATCCTTTCGACGTTGCTGATGATTTACGTGGCGGCAAAAATTTACCGTGTCGGGATTTTGATGTACGGCAACAAGGCAAGCGCGAAGGAGCTTTGGAAATGGATTAGAAGTTAG
- a CDS encoding porin family protein codes for MKKFLISSALCAATFVSAQIDLRSTRFGVTAGATYSGVSNAHNPSGSRFSAYGGFLALIPVGSNDQFYIQPEVEYLGAGESGKDKDAKTTPGYNAVYANNYLSVPIYFKGYFSEAESEFFAMVGPKFNFLISQNVTDAPLRYTIEGDPATGVNGKAASFNFAVGFGLGFSFKRMLEITGRYDLGLSNTYPGLMNEVGTDSNIQKKKSEQVFSLGLSYIFQ; via the coding sequence ATGAAAAAATTTTTAATCAGTTCGGCACTTTGCGCGGCTACTTTTGTGTCTGCGCAAATTGACCTTAGAAGCACAAGATTTGGAGTGACGGCCGGCGCAACTTATTCCGGCGTCAGCAACGCGCACAATCCGTCCGGGTCGAGATTTTCGGCCTACGGCGGTTTTTTGGCGCTGATTCCGGTGGGCAGTAACGACCAGTTTTACATTCAGCCCGAGGTTGAATATCTGGGCGCGGGAGAATCCGGAAAAGATAAGGATGCGAAAACTACACCAGGTTACAACGCGGTTTATGCGAACAATTACCTGAGCGTACCCATTTATTTTAAAGGATATTTTTCCGAAGCGGAATCTGAATTCTTTGCAATGGTGGGCCCGAAATTTAATTTTCTCATCAGCCAAAATGTGACCGATGCACCCTTAAGATATACCATCGAGGGTGACCCGGCGACGGGCGTTAACGGTAAAGCCGCAAGTTTTAATTTTGCCGTCGGTTTCGGTTTGGGTTTTTCATTCAAACGGATGCTCGAAATCACAGGACGCTATGATCTCGGTTTAAGCAATACTTACCCGGGGCTGATGAACGAAGTGGGAACCGATTCGAACATCCAGAAGAAAAAATCGGAACAGGTCTTCAGTTTAGGACTGAGTTATATTTTTCAGTAA